Part of the Aquimarina sp. TRL1 genome, TATTAGAACCTGAAGCTCCTGATTCATTTTTTAATTGGAACTACCTGGATACGATTCTCCAACAAAAAGAAGGATTCTCTCCTTATGTTTGGGAAGACAAAGCTATCGAACTATTAGAAAAACATCCTGAACTAAAAGCGCGATTTATTGAAAAACAAAAAGACACTTCTTTTAGAAAAAACAGTTATCGTCAGCTAGACTGGCTTCATAAACAATCTAGCAACTATGAAAAAGCACATATGAAGTATCCTATATATCGTATTTTACGATAAATAATCCTGAGAAAAAAGCATTTTAATGTTCGCATATGAATCTTTTAATGCTTTTTTTGTCTTTTTTCTATTTTTCCACTTTACTTTATGGATGTCTTCTTCTATCTGAGGAGTTAATGTACCATTAAAAGCTGTTTTCATCTCAAACCAATAAGTAACTTTTAATCGGTATTCTCCATTTCGTTTAAAAACATGAAATGTTTTGTATAAAAACTTAGTTACCTCTAATCCGGTCACACCAGTTTCTTCTTCCACTTCTCTGATGGCAGCTGTTTCTATATCTTCTTTTCGTTCTACTTTTCCTTTAGGCAAATCCCATTTACCATTGCGATGAATAAAAAGAACCTCATTCTTAGCATTATACACTTTGCCTCCTCCTGCATAGACTACAGGTAATTTGGTATACAAATGTGCCAGCAGGCGTTCTTCTTTTTTATGATATAAATGATATTTCTTATCTGGATTTTGGATAAGATCTTCAATGATCTTTAAAAAATCCACTTCTTTTATAGGAAACGTCTGACAATCTGCTACAGACTTTTTAGTAGATAGAATAATTGGGGCGTTATTCACAAAAACTTTATACATTTGCACTATGATTTTTGATAAAAATACAGCAAAAAAAACAGCTGAATTATTGCTGCAAATTAATGCAATTAAATTACAACCGCAAGAACCTTTTACATGGGCTTCTGGTTGGAAATCTCCTATTTATTGCGACAATCGTATAACACTTTCATACCCTATTATCAGAAACTATCTGAGAGAGCATCTCGCTAAGTTTATCGAAGACGAGTATGGAAAGCCTGATGTAATCGCCGGAGTTGCTACCGGGGCGATTGGTATTGGAATGTTAGTCGCGGAACAACTAAACCTTCCTTTTATCTATGTGAGACCAGAAGCTAAAAAACACGGTCGCAAAAACCAGATCGAAGGGATCGTTCCCGAAGGAAAAAATGTAGTGGTGGTGGAAGATTTAATTAGTACAGGAAAAAGCAGTCTTAATGCAGTCAAGGCGTTGAAAGAAGTAAATGCCAATGTAAAAGGAATGATCGCCATTTTTAACTATGGTTTTGAAATTGCTAATCAGAACTTCGAAGAAGCATCTCTGCCGCTTCATACACTAAGCAACTATGAGAACCTTCTGGAACAGGCACTGGATACCAATTACATCACAGAGGAACAATTAAACACCCTGCAAGGATGGAGAACTAATCCTTCTGAATGGGAACCACAAATCAAAATTTAAATGAATCTAGAAAGCAATACTATTACTATAAATAAATCTCCGGAAGAGGTTT contains:
- a CDS encoding NUDIX hydrolase → MYKVFVNNAPIILSTKKSVADCQTFPIKEVDFLKIIEDLIQNPDKKYHLYHKKEERLLAHLYTKLPVVYAGGGKVYNAKNEVLFIHRNGKWDLPKGKVERKEDIETAAIREVEEETGVTGLEVTKFLYKTFHVFKRNGEYRLKVTYWFEMKTAFNGTLTPQIEEDIHKVKWKNRKKTKKALKDSYANIKMLFSQDYLS
- the pyrE gene encoding orotate phosphoribosyltransferase, which encodes MIFDKNTAKKTAELLLQINAIKLQPQEPFTWASGWKSPIYCDNRITLSYPIIRNYLREHLAKFIEDEYGKPDVIAGVATGAIGIGMLVAEQLNLPFIYVRPEAKKHGRKNQIEGIVPEGKNVVVVEDLISTGKSSLNAVKALKEVNANVKGMIAIFNYGFEIANQNFEEASLPLHTLSNYENLLEQALDTNYITEEQLNTLQGWRTNPSEWEPQIKI